In Oncorhynchus tshawytscha isolate Ot180627B linkage group LG01, Otsh_v2.0, whole genome shotgun sequence, the genomic stretch GGTAATAAAAATGGCTTACAGACTTCCAAGATGTATAAGCAATCACTACGTCAACAGCATATCTGGACTGACATCAATCAACAATAGACAGTCAATCATTGGCCAGAAGTTCATCAACAGAGCCACTCACAACGCATCACTGAAGGAAGCGGTGGGACAGGCCAAATGGACCACAGATACACCCATATGTGCATAATGCTGAAACTGACctagaagagaggaaagaaggaaAAAATACAATCAATTGTGTGTGTATGAAAATGTGTAGATATATGTGCATGCACTCCTTagtgcccccacccctctccccctgcatAGTTGTGAGCTATAATTTAAATGATTTATTTCTCTTttattttttctctttttttaatgTTTGGAAAAGAAAAGGGCAAAACTAATCTACGCCTGTTCTGATAAAGACCTTAGGGCATCTAGCCTCGGGATGCCTTGCTTGACCACACTCTCCTTCCTTGCTCCTGGCCTGCCCTGCCGCTTCCACCAATCCAATTGTTTCTTATGGACAGAAAAGAGCAGGAGCTCTCCCATCAGGTCCATTGTCTACTGAGCGACACACGTTCCCTTTCATTTTTCCTATGGTTTGAGGTACAAACTTTCTGAAGCATGCTTGGTAAGTCACTGATAATTGTAATAACTTGCGTTGGAGTTACTCACTGGCTGTTTGCGTGCTGCAATTACAGCGTGGGGTTGATCTCTATCTTCCACCCGTGGTTTGTCGTGCTTGTGTTTCGTTAGCGTTCATTACAACTCTGTGTGCATCCATTAATATATTGGTGGCTCTCGCTGCCACAAACTGTATTTATCTTACACAACTGCCGACTGGCTTGTTTTGTATGTGTTGTGAATTGCTTTAGTTTATCTGCTAATAATTACCTTACTCGGGTTCTCAACTAATTCCTCTACAGGGATTTCTTGTTCTTTCTCCTGCAGAATGGTGGGCTGCCACTGTTGAGACATTAACTTTAGAGCCCCCCCCAAAGAGTCTTTGATATGGACTTGAGATCCACATATGGGTCCCTCTGCTCTCTTGGCTGCCTTACCAACACGACCATGCTGTTGCAGGCCTACCTGCAGACTCTGTTTTCCTGGCTGCAGGAGGGTACTTAGGAGCTCCTCTGGGAAGTGATGGAGGTGTCTCGCCTGCTTTCTCTGTTCCAGAAGGATGTGGCCTGCGCCAATGGACGGGCCATGGTGCAGATGGTTACCTCCTGGCGCCGTGTCTGACTGGCCCAATCATGTCTGCCAGCTGCTCTCCAGAGCACATTTGCCCATCACCCCAGGGATAATTTTGGCCCACGGGTTGATGACATTATAGAGCAGACCGATAATGTTCGTGGGGACCTGGAGGCCCTGAGACAGTTCATGCTACCTCTTCAGGCCCTGTGTCCAAGGCAGACGGACTGTCGCCACATACCTGCACCCGAACAGCGGTGGGGTCCCTCTCCTGCCCCATCGCCTTGTGCTAAGGGACGACAGCAGAGAGGGGCACAGTGTGAGGTGAAGCAACAGCCTGTTTTTCCCAAACTGGTCTTCCCCCGGTTTTGGCCATCTTATCTTGCCTCGACTACTTTCGTCAGGGGCGGGTGGTATCCGCCCTAACTTGCCAATGTCTTTTGGGCTTGCTGATGGTGGCCTCGTTGTTTATTCCCCTGGGCCTGCTCCAACTCTGGCCTTTTCAACGGCGGTTCAACTCCCACCAGCTGCACCCAAAgcgctgtgatgcagtgcctcagGGCATTGTTAAGGTGGCATTGTTGAGGTGGCGCTGTCACTCCTTTCTGTCAGATGGGGTGGAGAAGCTGAGGATGTGCCGCCGGGAGTTGGTCAGCACAGAAGCCTCCCAGATCTGCTGGGGGGGTGTGACCAAAGGCAGGTCGGCCAGCGGCTGTTGGCTACCCCCTTGGAGCGGCACGCACATCAATACACTACAGGTCCCACCTGTACCGCTGGCCCTGCGGTCTTTCCTTCCATACCTGAAGGTAAGACCTGTCCTGGTGAGAATGGACAACACCACGGTGGTGGCTTACATCAACCATCAGCGTGGACTGAGGTCCCACCGCCTCCATATTATGGCACAGAAGCTCCTTCTCTGTGCTCAGGGATGTCTAGCGACTCTACGCGCAGCACACGTACCTGGCATACTAAATGTGGCAGCGGATATACTCTTGGAGGGCCCGTCACCTTGACTGGAGCCTACATCCCCAGGTGGTGCATCGCCTGTGGGACAAGTTCGGGAGGTTGCAGGTGGACCAGTTTGCCTCCCTGGACAATGCACACTGCCCCCTGTGGTACTCCATGTCACAGCCACCAGGGCCTTTGGGCTTGGATGCTCTGGCTCACGATTGGCCAGGCTGGAGCTTACGCATTTCCCCCTTTTCCCCTGATCCAGGCTGTGCTGGACCGGGATGGCAGAGCATCGTCTGCTTCCGGTGGCCCCATACTGTCCCAGACAACCCTGGTTAAGACCTCTCCTGTCCCTGTTTGGTACACCATGGCAACTTCCCCTGAGACCGGACCTGCTGTCTCAGGTCGGGGGAACTCTGTGGCATCCAAGGCCGCACCACCTCCAGTCTGTGGGCTTGGCCACTGAACGGCACCAATGGTCCATGTTAGGACTACAGGAGGGTGTAATGAACACCTTGCAGACCCCAAGTCATGCGGGGTGCAGTATGTTCTCCAATACCTGCAGTCTCGCTTGGATGAGTGTTTGACAGCCTCTACACTGAGATGGTATTTGGCTGCTATATCTGCCTGCCATGCGGGGTGGATGGACAGGCCAAGGGCGTCGCTTCCCTTTCCGGGGATTGTGCCGGGACCCCCCTTCCACATTGACAGCCCCTGTCTCTCGGTCCCGCGCTGGGACTTTGCCGCTGGCTGGCCAGGTACCTCTAGCACTGACTAATCTGGTATGGGtataccaatatattggagtgatccaatatagTGAAACCTAACAGCGGTTACATATGTAACCACGGTTATGTGAGCTATATTGATCAATCTGTAAATTCTCACCTTGGATGTATCACTCCGCCGCGGAgtatattggagtgatccatataACTCACATAACCGTGGTTACATACGTAACCGTCGATCTTCTACATACGGAAAATGGGAGACCCTGGATAACgtgttttaaaaaaacaacacttaTTTGATAGCGAAGGACACATTCAAGACGTCAAATCCTAACGCTAACCTCTGGGACCGTTCGGGACGTGAGCGTCCCACCTCTCCACAGCCAGAGAAACTGCAAGACGCCTAATTTAAATTCCTCAAACCTAAGTATTTTACACAATTttatagataaacttctcgttaatccatcCACAGTGTCTGTTTTCAAAAATGCTTTTCCGCGAAAGAACAAtgtatcattatgttaggtcagcaactagccACAAAGCATTcggccattttccaaccaaagagaggagtcacaaaaagcagaaatatagaaaaaaatatctctaacctttgatcttcattgGATGACACtgataggacttcatgttacacaatacatgtatgttttgttctgtaaagttcatatttatatccaaaaatctgagtttacattggcgcattacgttcAGTAGCTCCAATACATCTGgtaattttgcagagagccacatcaattttacagaaatactcataataaacattgataaaagactagtgttatgcatggaattttagatccacttctccttaatgcaaccgctgtgtcagattttaaaagaTCTtcaccgaaaaagcacaccatgctacaATCTGAGTAGAGCTCTGAGCCCATACatatatcctccatgttgtggagtcaacattagtcagaatagcattataaatagtcacttacctttgatcttcatcagaatgcactcccaggaatcccagttccacaaatgtttgttttgttcgatgatGTCCATCATTTGTCAAAATAGCTCctttttgttagcgcgttcagtCCAGTAAACCACATTCATAAAGCGCTTTCACTATTTTCAGACAAAGTCAAAAAAGCTCCGTTACAGTTAGTAGAAACACgtcaaatgatgtatagaatcaatcttcaataatgttccaactggacaattcctttgtcttcagaaatgaagtggaacgtagctaccttttTTAGGTGAGCGTGCGAGACTGAGCTTGTGGCACTCTGCTAGACCACTCGCTCAAAGAGCTCTTATGAGCCCCTCTTTTagagtagaagcatcaaacaagtttctaaagactgttgacatataGTGGAGGCCGTAGGAAGTGCAtaatgaccaatatcccactgtgtattcgataggggctgagttcaaaaactacaaacctcagatttcccacttcctggttggatttcttctcaggtttttccCTGCcaggagttctgttatactcagacatcattcaaacagttttaaacttcagtgttttctatccaaatgtactaattttatgcatattctagcttttatggctgagtagcaggcagcttaatttgggctcgcttttcatccaaaattcccaatactgccccctaccccaaagaagttaagtaTTGTTCCTAGAGCTATTGGATATGCCTCTTGTTTGGAAACGTTATCTTGGTGAAACTGAATATTTTAGATTTGGTTGATCAACGATGCTTGGCTTCCAAAATGAACCGCCTGCAATGGTTAGTCACGGGACGAAGCAATTCCCCGAGCGTAATGTTAATAACATTAGTGTGGTGTTTCATAGCTTCAAGGCTAGCTAGCTGAACTGTTAACTTGCCGTACAGTTAACACAGGCAAGGCTATTTATCACACTCTTATTCATTGAATATTCACTCACAACACAGTGTAAAGGAAGAAACCCGAAGCGTGTCTCCTCATTGTCCGAAGCCTAACGAATCTGAAGAACCGCTGGGTACGGCTATGGAGGAGACTTTGCCTGGAAATTGTAAGTAAAGTTAACGCATTAATTGGCCAGCGGTGGCTAAATAGGTAGTACATGCCATAATTAGAAGTTGCTAGCTAATTGAGAATTCTCCCCTTCATGTAAATGAACCATATCATAATAACCATATCACCACTTGTTCTCAGCAGCTGCAAGTGTGAAAGCTGAAAATGCGGTGTCTGAAGTTGTCATCAcaaaagagatggaggaggaggagatgcagttggtggagaaaggagagaaaaaagaAGAGGAGATTATGAAAAAGGTTTCTTTGTTCAAAAATTTGAACatatttgaaaaatgtattgaTCTTGTTTGGCAAGTGTGGATGTTAAATGCCCAACATTggcatgtgttttttttaaattttttactaGGCTCGAGAAGCTCAGAGGAAGGAAACTCATGACATTCGCTTCAAGAGACTGCAACACTTGCTGGACAAAAGTAACATATATTCCAAATTTCTTCTTACGAAGAtggaacagcagcagcaggaggtaAGTCGAATACCAGTGCAAAGGATATGAACATTAGAAGTTGCCCTTGCACAGCATATTGTGCAACTACGTATCCTGTTACAGCTCATGTGTGATGGGTGAGCAAATGACCACAGTAATGTACCTTGGCTCCTTAGCCCTGATCTTCCCAGTCCCCCTCTGCGGTCATGTAGAACTCTGCTCTAGCTATCCCTAATTGCTTTCTCACTCATGTTTGATGGTCAGAAAATACATGGAAATGCAAAAAGGCAATGGTCAAATCTACCCAACGAGTATGAGGAATCTTTGAAAAGCCATGTCTAACTGTGTTTTCCCTGTAAACTCAGGAAATGCTGAAGAAAGAAAAACTGGAAAAGAAGGCAGAGAAGGTGAGTTTTACATTgtcctttttttgtttgtttcagttACAATTACTGCCTGCAGGTCCTTAATCACTAACCTTATTAACTTTTCTGTCACAGAGCATTGGCAGAAAGGCTGGGAGAGGTATGTAGCACTTGTGTTCCGTTACTTTGCATCCATGACAATTGAGTTCCCCTCTATAGTTGATGTGGAAAGTCTATAGTGTCAATTTCCGACTTAAGTTTCTTTGTTTTTTcagttgaaaaaaataaaaggaagagggaggaagactaTAAAATTGCTGATGTCATGTCTAAAGAGGTAAACTGTGTCTCAACATATAAATCAAGGCCTATTTCACTCTATTTGACATTTTTTAACATGTTATTTTTTTGGCCATGTTTTTGTTTCAGGAAATTATGTCCAAGGCCAAGAAATGTAAAGTGGAGGACGAGGTAAAGGACTTTTGTTTATTCACTGCAAAGGATATTTTTGGACTGATTTACTCTTAGAGTCAAGAACTTGGAGGGTGTTTTAGATGTACCGTACCTCCAAATGTCAATATATGTCTGTACATGGAAAAACAGGAGGTCCCTGGGATGAAGAAGTTAGAAGCAGAGGACATCGAAAAGATGAGTGACTCCAATGCTGACATCAAGGGCCGTCTGTCGGAGACTGTGAGAGACAATGCCAAGCATCTACTGGACCCAGACAGGAAGGTGAACGGGCAGGCTGTGCCCGCCCAGCAGCCCTTGCTCTTCACTGGGGGAGTCATGAGGTCTTACCAAATAGAGGGTGTGGAGTGGCTCAGGGTGAGTGTGGACTGTTGGTTATGCACATTTTCTTTGTTTGATCACAGATGCAGTATTTCATATCATCCTTGGTGTGTTTGTAATTTTGTTTTCTCCAGATGTTGTGGGAGAATGGTATCAATGGGATCCTGGCAGATGAGATGGGTCTGGGGAAGACAATCCAGTGCATCGCCCACGTGGCCATGATGTTGGAGAGAAAGGTGATGGGTCCCTTCCTGGTAGTGGCCCCCCTGTCCACTCTGCCCAACTGGATCAATGAGTTCAAGCGCTTCACtccagaggtaaaaaaaaaaaaaaaaacactccttGCTAAAAATAAGCATTCCAGGTATTACAGAAGTTGTGCTATTGATACACATGACATGAAAATTGTATCACCAATGCCAATTATTGACTTCACTGTTAAATTGTCTTTGTTCATCTTGTGTTGTAAGGTGTCAGTGCAGCTGTACCATGGACCTGCTAAGGATAGGATGGCGTTGTTAAAGCAGATTCGTAAGCCCCAGGGACCTCACAACATGTTACCTGTGGTGGTCACCTCCTTTGAGATTGCCATGATAGACAGGAAGTTTCTGCAGGTAGGCCCAACTCGCCTCCTATCATTCTATGTAGGCTGTAGAAGTTACATGTTCTTTTTCTATACTTGGTATTCTGATGTAGATGTTGGTTGGAACTTACGATACTGAGATCTTATCTTTTGAAAGGCATGAGCATAACTTTCCTTTTTGTGCAAATAATGCATTGATATCAAAGGTAAATTTGCGTTAAAGTTGAGTTATGCATGCGTACTACAAGTTGTTCCACCTATTTAACCCATTCAACCTCTCACTGATAACCCCCTTGCTTTTCCTCCCCAGCGCTTTCACTGGAAGTACCTGATTGTGGATGAAGGCCACAGGATCAAGAACCTGAACTGCCGACTGGTGAGGGAATTGAAGATGCTGCCCACGGACAATAAGCTGCTCCTGACGGGCACACCGCTGCAGAACAATCTAGCTGAGCTGTGGTCACTGCTCAACTTCCTTCTGCCTGAGGTGTTTGACGACCTCAAGAGGTAGGGGACATGTCTGTTTCTACTGTTGGAATGGGACTATAtggaatgtttttattttgtcttgttaaaaaaaaaagtctaatTGCGCTTCACCTATATCTCTACAGCTTTGAGTCGTGGTTTGACATCGACACCATTGGTTCGGATGCAAAAAATGTTGTGGCTAACGAACGAGAGCAGAACATCCTGCACATGCTCCACCAGGTACGCCCTCTGACTGACTAGCTCTGCAATACACTGGGGAAGATAAAATGGTTAAACCTGTAGGTAGTCTATAAACCTTTTCTTTCACCTCCAGATTCTGACGCCATTCCTGCTGAGAAGACTGAAGTCTGATGTGACGTTGGAGGTGCCGCCCAAAAAGGAGATTGTTGTGTACGCCCCACTCACTGTCAAACAGGAgtctttttacactgctgtggTCAACAAGACCATCGCCAAAGTGCTGGGCCAGGTGAAGGTAAGGCCCTCAATTCACTGCTACGCTGTTATATAGAATGGCAAATGTATGTATGGCCAACTTTTCAGAGGCCATACTTTGTTTGAAGGAGCTTTCTAATAGACTTTGACGTGTCAGGTGGAGGCTCCAGTAGTGCTGACGACCGACGGCAGGCCTAAGCGCAGGACCAGGAGGCCTGTGGACTACAAAGAGACTGATGGTGACACGCCCTACGACCTGGAGAAATACCTGGAGAGGGTTCAGAAGGAGGCTGAGCAGAGGTCAGAATATCTTCTACTATGGTAGTGTTCTGTGTGACTCAAACACTGCGGTGCCCATAGAAATGGGATGATTCTATTTTTTATGCTTGTGCCTTTACTCACTAGGGGGTGCACTGGTCATACCAATGATAGTTTATCAAGTCTTATCTTTTCTGTTATACAACTTGATACATCGGATACACACGTGTCCATGAAGACAAACTACATGATTGTACCAAGTCATTTTTTCCCGTGAATGTTAAACATTTTAACGTGTGCTccctttttaaaataaattaactAAAGACTTGCAGTTGATAGTTGCACGTGAGACCTCTGCTGGGGCAACTCACTAACTCGTTGCCTGTCCCGGTCCTCTTCAGCCCCGCCCCGGTTGTGGACGTGCAGATGCCCCTGGACTCTCAAATCAACCTGAAACTGCAGAACATCCTCATGCTGCTGAAGAGGTGCTGTAACCACCCCTATCTCATAGAGTACCCACTGGACCCGGCCACTCAGGAGTTCAAGGTAAAGGCCCTGTGCGATTGAAATGGCTGTGACCAAATTATGTAGACATGACATGGCCATTGAATGTTGTGGGTGCATTCATGACTTCTCTCAGCACTGCTAAGTAGAGGCTTTGTCAGAGTGTATAGGGAGTTAGACTGCCAGTTGGTGTAGCTCGTGTAAATGCATGATCTTGTTTCACCCTTTGACTCTCTTTCCATTGCAGATTGATGAGCAACTGGTCCAGACCTC encodes the following:
- the LOC112253851 gene encoding lymphocyte-specific helicase isoform X1, with amino-acid sequence MSCVKEETRSVSPHCPKPNESEEPLGTAMEETLPGNSAASVKAENAVSEVVITKEMEEEEMQLVEKGEKKEEEIMKKAREAQRKETHDIRFKRLQHLLDKSNIYSKFLLTKMEQQQQEEMLKKEKLEKKAEKSIGRKAGRVEKNKRKREEDYKIADVMSKEEIMSKAKKCKVEDEEVPGMKKLEAEDIEKMSDSNADIKGRLSETVRDNAKHLLDPDRKVNGQAVPAQQPLLFTGGVMRSYQIEGVEWLRMLWENGINGILADEMGLGKTIQCIAHVAMMLERKVMGPFLVVAPLSTLPNWINEFKRFTPEVSVQLYHGPAKDRMALLKQIRKPQGPHNMLPVVVTSFEIAMIDRKFLQRFHWKYLIVDEGHRIKNLNCRLVRELKMLPTDNKLLLTGTPLQNNLAELWSLLNFLLPEVFDDLKSFESWFDIDTIGSDAKNVVANEREQNILHMLHQILTPFLLRRLKSDVTLEVPPKKEIVVYAPLTVKQESFYTAVVNKTIAKVLGQVKVEAPVVLTTDGRPKRRTRRPVDYKETDGDTPYDLEKYLERVQKEAEQSPAPVVDVQMPLDSQINLKLQNILMLLKRCCNHPYLIEYPLDPATQEFKIDEQLVQTSGKFLILDRMLPELKKRGHKVLIFSQMTSILDILMDYCYLRGYQYSRLDGSMAYPDREENMTKFSSDPEVFLFLLSTRAGGLGINLTAADTVIIFDSDWNPQADLQAQDRCHRIGQTKPVVVYRLVTANTIDQKILERASAKRKLEKMVIHKKKFKGGKAELKQTKSCVDVSELMDLLNTRDYEKEVKSTKGKVISDKDLEALLDRSDLLDKAKRSSKQKVGVFKVIEAKESSEISLT
- the LOC112253851 gene encoding lymphocyte-specific helicase isoform X2; this translates as MSCVKEETRSVSPHCPKPNESEEPLGTAMEETLPGNSASVKAENAVSEVVITKEMEEEEMQLVEKGEKKEEEIMKKAREAQRKETHDIRFKRLQHLLDKSNIYSKFLLTKMEQQQQEEMLKKEKLEKKAEKSIGRKAGRVEKNKRKREEDYKIADVMSKEEIMSKAKKCKVEDEEVPGMKKLEAEDIEKMSDSNADIKGRLSETVRDNAKHLLDPDRKVNGQAVPAQQPLLFTGGVMRSYQIEGVEWLRMLWENGINGILADEMGLGKTIQCIAHVAMMLERKVMGPFLVVAPLSTLPNWINEFKRFTPEVSVQLYHGPAKDRMALLKQIRKPQGPHNMLPVVVTSFEIAMIDRKFLQRFHWKYLIVDEGHRIKNLNCRLVRELKMLPTDNKLLLTGTPLQNNLAELWSLLNFLLPEVFDDLKSFESWFDIDTIGSDAKNVVANEREQNILHMLHQILTPFLLRRLKSDVTLEVPPKKEIVVYAPLTVKQESFYTAVVNKTIAKVLGQVKVEAPVVLTTDGRPKRRTRRPVDYKETDGDTPYDLEKYLERVQKEAEQSPAPVVDVQMPLDSQINLKLQNILMLLKRCCNHPYLIEYPLDPATQEFKIDEQLVQTSGKFLILDRMLPELKKRGHKVLIFSQMTSILDILMDYCYLRGYQYSRLDGSMAYPDREENMTKFSSDPEVFLFLLSTRAGGLGINLTAADTVIIFDSDWNPQADLQAQDRCHRIGQTKPVVVYRLVTANTIDQKILERASAKRKLEKMVIHKKKFKGGKAELKQTKSCVDVSELMDLLNTRDYEKEVKSTKGKVISDKDLEALLDRSDLLDKAKRSSKQKVGVFKVIEAKESSEISLT